Genomic window (Culex pipiens pallens isolate TS chromosome 3, TS_CPP_V2, whole genome shotgun sequence):
taaatcaggattttttctggtacttttgtacccgaccctctccgatttcaatgaaactttgtagacatgttatcctaggcctatataagtctttttgtgtatatggagccaatagaactcgagaataacatttgagaaaagcgtaaggtatttaaatattttagtattttgcaatttaaaaattactgtatctcgaagccgttgcatcgtatcaaaaagtggtcaaagacaaacttgtaggaaattggacgggctttctgataaaaatacactgaaacaaaaatacacaccaattttatgtcatttttcaatttttaagtttaaaaattaaatttgaaggtgatgacacgattttttttcgctcaaaatttttgaggaaataccctaagatgttaccaaaagactgacggaaaatgcaggatggtatgtctctcctaaaaaatacataaatcatttactaaaactgtttttttgaaaagtggtctaaacgtcaaaatttgtaaaaaccggtagtgggaatcgattcctcagataattttacataaaagtcttcatattgaccattgtcctatgtccaatccttgggaagatacagcggttttaaaaataaaaatgttgaaaaaacgggatttttggtggtttttggcattttctatatgacagacttggtttttcagtctcgaaaatatttttaccggaaagctcgtccaatttcccataagtttgcctttgaaagctttttgatttatatcgtttttatatttacgtaatcaaatttactatcctggtttctaccacactgaaaaaaatattctattttcagttataagcaatgtaattaagcttatatctgtcagcccttacatccaattgaaatgctgtcaaaggaaaacttatgggaaattggacgagctttccgttaaaaatatttacgagactgaaaaaccaagtctgtcatatagaaaatgccaaaaaccaccaaaaatcccgttttttcaacatttttatttttaaaaccgctgtatcttcccaaggattggacataggacaatggtcaatatgaagacttttatgtaaaattatctgaggaatcgattcccactaccggtttttaaaaattttgacgtttagaccacttttcaaaaaaacagttttagtaaatgatttttgtattttttaggagagacataccatcctgcatttttcgtcagtcttttagtaacattttaggctattttcttaaaaattttgaacgaaaaaaaatcgtgacatcaccttaagttttagacttaaaaatcaaaaaatctcatagatgtggcgtgtatttttgtttcagtgtattttttcagaaagcccgtcaaatttcctacaagtttgtctttgaccactttttgatacgacgcaacgacttcaagataccgtaaaccggggtgactttgataggatttcaatttatttttggaatattttccaactggtaaggcttGTCttgagattattatttttaaaacatgtactggggtagcccACATATGGTCCAtataccatttttgaaaaaaaagttttttcaatattgtttttaaaaatagttacgttaaaaattcttattttgaattccggggtgactttgatagtcatagtttttcttgttaaaatcagatttaaggtgttcaaactttatttttacgtcaaatgtaacaTTACTAAGGTTGCTAATTTAGTTTTCtaggaaaaaatcaatgtttatatttagataactgagtttataagctttttaacaaaatacatataaatttcaggtaaaattgttcaaaagtcaaaattttgcctgaaattcgttaaaacttgATATgtctataaaattatcgattaatattgcatttaaaactgaattagaagtcaaaatcaaaagttttcacattttatatgaaatttgttcaactgaaaatgcctatgaaacaagagatttttatttatttatgtttcaaaaacacataacatttattatttacaaacttattcaaccttctcctagtggaaaattgtccaaaagatccgaaaatgcatttcgttttccgattcaaaattatgttcgttgagaaaaacatgacactttgagaagatttaaataatgtttttcatcaacattttcttaattatagttaactaactttttaaacttttcaaaattttttgaaaagtttttcttaaggtactttgaacacttctctaccacggtcagtatgattcaataccattccgtacgtatttgagttgtactcttcatttttcggaaaaatctcaaacctatcaaagtcaccccggctatcaaagtcaccccgttttacggtacagtaatatttaaattacagaatacaaaaatatttaaataccttacgcccttctcaaatgttattctcgagtactatttgctccatatgcacaaaaatggcttatataggcctaggataatatgtctacaaagtttcattgaaatcggagagggtcggctacaaaagtatcagaaaaattcctgatttgagctggaatcgcTCTAGagttaacataaaatttaatctaaaaaattaACTGAAACTCATGTATAATCGACCTGAAAAATTCTAGATATAAAGCATTATTGCAATATCACAAATACTTTCAATCCACTGATTAATGATTTTCACACATTGATGCAACATCAACCAGAGACAGTGAGCTACTCTGTAAATAATAATCGACCAGGCTCGTTCGCTGCCGGTGGAGGTTGTATCGGATCAGGAAGTAATAGCTGCAGTTCGTGTGTGCCGTCCGACACAATGACAACTTCAACTAACTGTCTACCGCTCAGTTAATGGCCCGGCTGACTAGTAAACACAAAAACAATATGTGCAGATTCATGATTAGCTTTTCATGACTTCAGTTCTCAATACAACAGCCAGAGTTCGTGCTTTGCGTGGATCCATCACGATTACACATGTTCTGGCGTTCTAATGTGACAACTCACATTAAGGGACGCCACTCGTTACATCATTCGAACTGAGCATTAACACGCATGTCGAGCAACGGTGCCCCTAATTGGTGAATTTAATTACCCAATTTGGTGAGGTGGTGATCATCACGCTCATCATCCAGTTAACGCGATGAGAATCGCGCCCGTTGAGAAAACACATTGTCGTAAACACCACGAGAATCTCCCAAAGTTGGAGCCTCATCCTgaggaacaaaacaaaaaacaagcgtAGAGAAGCGATCCCAGATAAGGTTTGACAAATTAATTGTCTGAACTACTACCACATAGAAGTAGGTGTTGGCGATGAAGGCCGATGAAACGCAGTGAAGGAAAAaacatcgcaaaaaaaaagttgcatgaTATCAGGCGGGTTCATCGCGCAGCTCAATTATCCCGCGAGGAACTTTATCACTTCTTGATCGAACCCGAAGCGAGCAGGTCACGTGGCGATTCACGTCGATCGTGCAACGCAACTTTTTTGCCGAGTCCAAATTCCGCTGCACTGAATCATGATCGGATCTCTCTGCTGTTGTTGTCTGCAGGCAGGCAAGAAAGGAGAAATTGGACGACTTATTTTGGATTCGTCCGGTGTGTGGAGAACTCGAGCGCATGATTCATCGACGTCGCGATCGTCAGCCAGTTTGTTTAACTAAGAGCTGTTTCCAGCAAGTGGTAGTGTTTATAACGATTCCTCGGATAAAGATTGGTTTTCTAGGAAGCGTAACAATGAATCATCGAGTGATGGTGAAGAGGGTTAATGCCGATGAACTTTGATGTGGTTTTGGTAATAAAAGGACAACTTTTAACAGATTTAACGCATGTCATACCTTTGGCCTTAGCCTTTTAATCAACAGATAAAATTCCCAACACTAAATGAAGGTCGAAATAAATACGTTTCTCTTATCACCATTGACACACACATTGTTGACATTAACCCAATTTCTGGCAAACTTTCATTACCACCAGACTACCAACTATCTTTCTCCCAAACCTTGTGTCCAATGCACCCCACACGACATGACCAATTGCCTGCATTTCGTAATGCTTATCAGCACTATACAAGTACGGTGACGACCACTCCAATGTTTACAAATAATCGAACCGCAATCCCCTTTAATGTGTGCACTTCCTCACGCTGAACACTTTGTCACCCCGAAGTCGGTGGAATGTCGTGTCTCGTATTGGGGTTTGGCGATAATTGATAATGGACTGATAACGAGCCGATAACGGGCTAAATCGGCACCGGTACGATTGAATTCACAGTGTCGATGAGCTCCAAGGTAAACGTTTTTCAAACACGCATACAGGTGACTCTCGGTTTGCGAGGCGAGGGTTAGTTAGTAACGATAGTTTAGGTCACCGTGGTGTCTGCGAATGATAACAAGTAAGGTTGGTTATCGGACACTCATCAATTGTAAAGTTAAGTTCATCTATTGCAATTTATAACATTCTGGAATGTATGCAAAAGCGAATACACGTGCTGATTGCAATCGGACACAGTCACTAGCTCCAGGGATGACTAATTGACTAGTCAAGTGATTTACACTACCCTTTAGATTAATACCCCATAATTACAGCCAATCGACAATCGATGCATGATGCAGCAAATCTTCTCGATGGAATAACTCTACTCGGAAATCTCTCGATGATCGATGGGTGAGCAAGATGTGCCACCATCATCAAAATGAGGAATTTTATCGGGGCTTGTTGCTGTAGATATACGAAACTTCCTGTCATGGGGCATCCTCCCAAGATCGCTGCAATAACAAGAGAGTATTTTTCATTTAGCAGAACACTTATCTCTTGGTATCCAAATGCATGGAGATAATTGCAACGGCAGTGCAATAAATTATTCGCATAACGTTTctatttgcaatttttatactgatttatggttttttgtactgtcatcaggggtgacattgggtaataaaaaatgctgaaatttgtatgacccaatctcacccctagaCTCAACGTCACCCTTCATGACggtaattaaaattctaaaaacaatcaacaactaaatccaaaaaacaaacaatccaCACTTGACAGCATTGCcttcacccaaaggaaaaatatatctcaaaatctgcaacagtcgatttgctgcagaaaatgtcatattttataacattttttgcagcaagcccctagatcatttttgcccgcgtgtaaacatttcagcgatctgcagttctcaccaacacatataacgctggcccgtccccgagcaacactccaaaaagaagcatatgttggtgctctttcacatacttttcatcaagcgtccatggcgcggtggtagcgtgtcggagcaataaccaagaagttggtggttcaatccttgttcagataagggtttttttttgtgaaatacaaccaaaaagccgtcggtaatgtcgataattgtcggtaacgggcaaaaatgtcatacccctatatcgcaaaaaatgcatgaggacagttttcatgcagattctgatatactttcatgccgccatgcatcaaaatcatgcgaccgccgtttgggtgttggcgttctcgattgcgagattcctactcaaaactaggtgtccgaaggcttgattgttgaggcaattgcaaatctctttttacacctaagcttccatccaccccaggaCTCGAACTgacgactccaccgagactgGACCCAGGGAGGCGActactacacctggactgagctaacgacctaacctctaggttggacccgggccaacatttacttccccgtccgacagaaggcgtgatcagacaaatctcgacccaaaaaatgcaaaaaaaattataaaatgacaatttttgtgCAGACGGCTCTAAGGGGCAACCtagtaacaaatatttttaaatgcaaaaaaaagaaatcttcaaactttatcaaaacattcaacaaaatcATTAAATGTGGTGAAGATTTAACAGTGAACAGAAAATGCTTAAatacagtcgtgcctcggtttagcaccgcatatgggggatgcaaaaccgaggcgtgcataaccgaggcacagagcttatgggattttggctatatgggagacattggctttaatcgtacgaaaaatcatgcaaacatcaaaaaattatagtgttttggaatcgggatgatgtcagctatccattaaaattattattttaaattttcacaaaaatacgtatttatcctgtattttgaaaatgcatatttttttctctaaagaaaccaaaaatatattgttattgcaatatgggtatcaaatgatcaggtttttttcatacattttggatgacATActccaaacatttttagaaaatactccaaattttcacaaaactacgtattttcgaaaaaaatactcaaaatttcaatctttgcaatatgggtatcaaacgatcgggattttttcatacatttcgaatgtaataacaacatttttagaaaatactcaaaattttcacaaaactacgtattttcgaaaaaaaatactcaaaatttcaattttcacaatatgggtatcaaacgatcgggattttttcatacatttcgaatgtaattacaacattttaagaaaatactcaaaattttcacaaaactacgtacttccgaaaaaatactccaaatttccgttttcacaatgtgggtatcaaacgatcgggattttttcatacatttcgaatgtaataacaacatttttagaaaatactcaaaattttcacaaaactacgaaattttgaagaaaagaactcaaaatgtatcaaaaatcccgatcgtttgatacccacattgtgaaaacggaaattttgagtattttttcgaaagtacgtagttttgtgaaaattttgagtattttcttaaaatgttgtaattacattcgaaatgtatgaaaaaatcccgatcgtttgatacccgaaacgaaacgaaactattggcactacgccccccggggcatggccttcctctaacgtgggatttctgctccagcgcctctgacgagacaagagaaaccgggaccgacgttttacttcaccatccgatagaagctcagtggataaggcgggaatcgaacccgcgtctcatagcatcatcgggatcggcagccgaagccgctacccctgcgccacgagacccacgtttgatacccatattgttcaaattgaaattttgagtattttttcaaaaatacgtagtttcgtgaaaatttggagtattttctaaaaatgttgttattacattcgaaatgtatgaaaaaataccgatcgtttgatacccatattgtaaaaattgaaattttgagtattttttttcgaaaatacgtagttttgtgaaaatttggagtattttctaaaaatgtttggagTATgtcatccaaaatgtatgaaaaaaaacctgatcatttgatacccatattgcaataacaatatatttttggtttcttcagagaaaaaaatatgcattttcaaaatacaggaaaaatacgtatttttgtgaaaattttcatgaaataataattttaattgataGCTGACAcatcccgatttcaaaacactataattttttgatatttgcatgattattcatagaattatagccaatgtctcccatatagccaaaatcccataagctctgtgcttcagttaagcactgggccgtggttaaccgaggcagctgaacggtgcaaaaccgaggcagtgcaaaaccgaggcgtgcaaaaccgaggcacgactgtatTCAGGTCGAATTTTTAAGATCAAATACATTATAATTGAATCTAGGAAAAGGCCGTTACATAtagttttcaatgttttatttgcaaaatacttcaaaattgaatagaaagttatttttttgagtaataattATCATAATTACAcagcaaaataaaaagtgattcagctgcgtgtaaaaggcctgggtgtaaaatattttttgttgcaatattttattaataaTATAGGAAACCTACTGAGCTGAAATGTCCAgctcatttctagagttttttttcttttttgaacggATCAGAGAACAActgcatgaccgtaaattgacatatctttcaattccatgaagtttgatatgtcggatgatagggtttctctcatattccggaactGTCCCCAAGGGGCTACCGGTAAttggttccagattggccaggatgactCGGCGAACAACGGCATTACCAAATATGGGCATATCTTTTAATTTCATGGAGTTTGATGTGCAACATGATGGCCACTAACACTGCAGAGTGGTTCTGgaaatcgtgtattgtgttttagtaagttttattgctcaatttcaactatcatgagagtattggtatcacatatatgtgaaaaacagtaaaacatgaacttttcggatgttgcggatttccggaaccggtaggtcacctggccctgatataaatatttgtggtcaaagtataggtaaatacctgtcgaatgcaacccggagcatcctgattggttgaaatttgccggagatacactgcccctgatcgcataaatgtcccttatgcattttcatcgatttcgagttattgatgcagtttggttcaaaatcgtgtgctctttcaaaagagcctttaacatccagtactttgttctagaaatcaggaggaaatccagttttttcgcgaaaatttaacacgtagccttatgtatgggacaaacttcaaatgcgtttttctcagcttgctgtttttgcatatgggacatttatgagaacatgggcagtaaaggtcgtcaaagttggggtctcaaaacggtcctttttcggttgtagtcgattcccggtggccacagtgaccaaatacGGGTTTCCAGATCagtttcggaaaggggacgttctaaactttcatttgtgaccaaaagaaccggaatcggtcaaaaattttgacgatttttaaaaatttggggtcgaaaaggaccccaataccttatgtgtgacttttttttaaaccaagggAAGGTTAAACGAATACTTGTATAAATTATGCGAAGCTGAATGTTTGTGCCATGAATACAAATCATCAGTAACATTTTAACCAAccataaatttcacatttcattcataaatttaaatgaaacaaTACCGCGGTCCCCGCGTGAATCACCCCGAGTCATCTTTTACCAAGAAACCATATACCAGGCGCGCACAAAAATTATCCTCCCTCTTTCattcagcagcagcaacagtccGCCGTGTAAAACCCCATTGGGAAGAAAAACTTTACAACACACTCCTTCCCACCCACAATGCCCAAGTTTGGAAAAACTCACCTCACTCTCGTTCCCGAACCTGCCTCCTCGACATGAATGAATCTGTGAATGAAGCACACACTCGCGCCTCGTAGTACAAACACCTCTCCGATGCCATAATGTGTGAATAATATCGCCACATGTGCTGTCTGGCACCTGCTGCCGTTGGCGATCCAGCTATGGATCTCCGCGGAGTAGTGAGACGCAAGCTGAGTAGACAGAACCGGTGAATCAGTCGCCATTTCCGCAGAAATGGAATATCTCTGTTCAAGTCGGTGGGGAAAAAGTTGTAATTTCCTTCTTGGGACTACTGGCGGGTGGGGCCATTTGCGATTAGTTGTACAGAGTTGCGGGTTTTGTTGGTCAAGCAGTTTTGCCCTATTTTTTACGGGATCATGACTCCAAAGTTTCCCTCCATCACCGTGGAATGTTCACGACACTTATACGTTGATCTTTTGCTTGAATCAGCGACGACAGTAGTGTCGACAGAATCCAATTAACACTCTTTGCCCGGTTAGTCAATTACGGGTTGAACTTTAAGTTTTGTTCCGCCCCTTGTGATGAACATCGGGCCATTAAAACGCGATAACTTCTGTTGAAACAACTGTTTTCAGCTGTGTGTGTGAGGTGGCCCTAATTAATGCAGTTAGAATGCATCTTTGATGGCTCCGATGGCCGATAATGACCGATTGATGTCCACTTAGCGATCTTGGAGCTTGGGTTATGTAAGCTGGGCACGACAATGGTGTCAGCGCTACGATGATTAATAGCCGTTCAATGTATCTTGGACCTGTCAGGTTCTGGGGAGTACCGGGAAGCGTCCGGTGAACAAGCGATTGAAATTCAGTATCTGAATTTTGTTAGAATGAATGAAGTCAGGTTGGACAAGActagaatttcaaaatcatagACTGACTGACAGTTGAGGACATTAGCACCCATTCAACAGGCGTCCTTTACTATCTCGCAAACTTAAACTCGTCAGTTTTATTGACTTACTTTAATGACCACCCGACTACGCTTTGTCCTGATTCTGAGCAACGTGGTGACCGCGAGTGCGCCGATCTTAATCTCCCAGTGCCTTCGCCAGAATCACTAATGCGTAACGGCCCTCCTAATGGTCAATTGCCAGCCGTGGAGAGAGTCCTTGGATCCGCGTTCTGTTTGAATACCAATTGGCTGGTCGAGCTGGTTGGGTTCCAGCTCAGCAGACGGAGATTCCACTCCGTTCGGGAGAGTTGTCCGAGGAGTCGAGTCGAGAATGGAAGTTTTCGCGACGGTTTTGGTGCTGCTAGCAGCAGTCACTTGTATTGGGGATGGATTCCCGGTAGGGGAGAAAACTAACTCAACATTATATCTTGACTAATTGAATGCTTTCTTTCTCTTTTAGCTCTACCTGTCACAGTTTGGATACCTCAGTGCAAAGTTCCGCAATCCAACGAGCGGGAACCTGCTGGACAAGGACAGCTGGGAGAAGGCGATCATGGATTTTCAGAGCTTCGCCGGGCTGAATGTGTCCGGCGAGCTGGATCCGGAAACGATGGAGCTGATGTCACTGCCACGGTGCGGAGTTCGGGACAAGGTGGGCTTCGGGACGGACTCCCGGTCGAAGCGGTACGCGCTGCAGGGCAGCCGGTGGAAGGTGAAGGCCCTCACCTATCGGATATCCAAGTATCCGGCACGGTTGGATCGGCTGGAGGTGGAGAAGGAGATCGCGAAGGCATTTTCGGTGTGGAGTGAGTACACCGATCTGACGTTTACACCGAAGAAGAGCGCTCCGGTGCACATCGACATCCGGTTCGAGGTGAACGAGCACGGTGACGGAGATCCGTTCGACGGTCCCGGGGGTACCCTGGCCCACGCGTACTTCCCGGTTTACGGCGGTGATGCGCACTTTGACGATGCCGAGTTCTGGACGATCGGCAAGAGCCGGGGGACGAACCTGTTTCAGGTGGCGGCGCACGAGTTTGGCCACTCGCTCGGGTTGAGTCACTCGGACGTGCGATCGGCGCTGATGGCTCCGTTCTACCGGGGGTACGATCCCGTGTTCCGGCTGGATTCCGACGATGTGCAAGTAAGTAGTTCCGTGCCGCTGTAACCATAGCGCAAAAATGACAGTTCCTTCCGCAGGGAATCCAAGCGCTGTATGGTCGCAAAACGAACGGTGGCAGCAGTGGCGGAAGTGGTGGCTCCAGTCCAACCCGGCCAACGCAACGCCCGGTGCAGAAGGACCCCGACTCCGAGTTGTGTTCCTCACCGAAGATCGACGCCATCTTCAACTCGGCCGACGGAGCCACGTACGCCTTCAAGGGTGACAGCTACTACAAGCTGACGGAGAACGCCGTCGCCGAGGGATATCCGAAGAAGATCGCCGAGGGGTGGCCCCAACTGCCAGGTTTGAAGCGGGAGCGGGGAACATTCTTTCATTACGTAACAAACTGTTGGAAACCAAATGATCCACAAAGTCATGAAAAATCACCGGACTCCAGACGAGAGTCTTTTTACAGCTACAGTAGAGAAGAGGGACAAGCGTGACGCAGGAGTTGCATGAGAAACGAGCCACTTTAAGCACAGATTTCACGTGGTTCCTCTTCCAGCTGCTGGTGTGGATTGGCCAATGTACCAAGTGATTTGTTGTCATTTTAGGTAACATAACCAAACACTTCGGCTCCctaagcaaacgtcaaatcagtaaaaattgctgccggatctgtTTCCGGATCCCTCCCCGAAAAGATCTAGCAACAATTTTGTATAGATTGACGTTTGTGGGGAGAGtcgaaaaacgtaaacaaatcaCGTCTTGCATCAACTAATAAATTTGTTGCCGGATCTTTTCGGGAAGAGATCTTGCAAGAACTTTGtactggtttgacgtt
Coding sequences:
- the LOC120414643 gene encoding matrix metalloproteinase-19 isoform X1 — its product is MPSHSSSSSLSRRVLWPTVTVTLVVISWAASSVRATPVQTTSQAELYLSQFGYLSAKFRNPTSGNLLDKDSWEKAIMDFQSFAGLNVSGELDPETMELMSLPRCGVRDKVGFGTDSRSKRYALQGSRWKVKALTYRISKYPARLDRLEVEKEIAKAFSVWSEYTDLTFTPKKSAPVHIDIRFEVNEHGDGDPFDGPGGTLAHAYFPVYGGDAHFDDAEFWTIGKSRGTNLFQVAAHEFGHSLGLSHSDVRSALMAPFYRGYDPVFRLDSDDVQGIQALYGRKTNGGSSGGSGGSSPTRPTQRPVQKDPDSELCSSPKIDAIFNSADGATYAFKGDSYYKLTENAVAEGYPKKIAEGWPQLPGNIDAAFTYKNGKTYFFQGTKYWRYSGRQMDGDYPKEISEGFTGVPDHLDAALVWGGNGKIYFYKGSKFWRFDPLKRPPVKSTYPKPISNWEGLPNNIDAALQYTNGYTYFFKDDKYYRFNDRTFSIDQSDPPFPRPVAHWWYGCKNSPSTFDSIGNIKTLKKEEDLHHNDADDLILDAAGPDTNDRPAGDDYNSGSGASFIRLNVSIILAVAVLLGFARTL
- the LOC120414643 gene encoding matrix metalloproteinase-14 isoform X3, producing MPSHSSSSSLSRRVLWPTVTVTLVVISWAASSVRATPVQTTSQAELYLSQFGYLSAKFRNPTSGNLLDKDSWEKAIMDFQSFAGLNVSGELDPETMELMSLPRCGVRDKVGFGTDSRSKRYALQGSRWKVKALTYRISKYPARLDRLEVEKEIAKAFSVWSEYTDLTFTPKKSAPVHIDIRFEVNEHGDGDPFDGPGGTLAHAYFPVYGGDAHFDDAEFWTIGKSRGTNLFQVAAHEFGHSLGLSHSDVRSALMAPFYRGYDPVFRLDSDDVQGIQALYGRKTNGGSSGGSGGSSPTRPTQRPVQKDPDSELCSSPKIDAIFNSADGATYAFKGDSYYKLTENAVAEGYPKKIAEGWPQLPGNIDAAFTYKNGKTYFFQGTKYWRYSGRQMDGDYPKEISEGFTGVPDHLDAALVWGGNGKIYFYKGSKFWRFDPLKRPPVKSTYPKPISNWEGLPNNIDAALQYTNGYTYFFKDDKYYRFNDRTFSIDQSDPPFPRPVAHWWYGCKNSPSTFDSIGNIKTLKKEEDLHHNDADDLILDAA
- the LOC120414643 gene encoding matrix metalloproteinase-14 isoform X2, which produces MPSHSSSSSLSRRVLWPTVTVTLVVISWAASSVRATPVQTTSQAELYLSQFGYLSAKFRNPTSGNLLDKDSWEKAIMDFQSFAGLNVSGELDPETMELMSLPRCGVRDKVGFGTDSRSKRYALQGSRWKVKALTYRISKYPARLDRLEVEKEIAKAFSVWSEYTDLTFTPKKSAPVHIDIRFEVNEHGDGDPFDGPGGTLAHAYFPVYGGDAHFDDAEFWTIGKSRGTNLFQVAAHEFGHSLGLSHSDVRSALMAPFYRGYDPVFRLDSDDVQGIQALYGRKTNGGSSGGSGGSSPTRPTQRPVQKDPDSELCSSPKIDAIFNSADGATYAFKGDSYYKLTENAVAEGYPKKIAEGWPQLPGNIDAAFTYKNGKTYFFQGTKYWRYSGRQMDGDYPKEISEGFTGVPDHLDAALVWGGNGKIYFYKGSKFWRFDPLKRPPVKSTYPKPISNWEGLPNNIDAALQYTNGYTYFFKDDKYYRFNDRTFSIDQSDPPFPRPVAHWWYGCKNSPSTFDSIAGPDTNDRPAGDDYNSGSGASFIRLNVSIILAVAVLLGFARTL
- the LOC120414643 gene encoding matrix metalloproteinase-14 isoform X4, with the protein product MPSHSSSSSLSRRVLWPTVTVTLVVISWAASSVRATPVQTTSQAELYLSQFGYLSAKFRNPTSGNLLDKDSWEKAIMDFQSFAGLNVSGELDPETMELMSLPRCGVRDKVGFGTDSRSKRYALQGSRWKVKALTYRISKYPARLDRLEVEKEIAKAFSVWSEYTDLTFTPKKSAPVHIDIRFEVNEHGDGDPFDGPGGTLAHAYFPVYGGDAHFDDAEFWTIGKSRGTNLFQVAAHEFGHSLGLSHSDVRSALMAPFYRGYDPVFRLDSDDVQGIQALYGRKTNGGSSGGSGGSSPTRPTQRPVQKDPDSELCSSPKIDAIFNSADGATYAFKGDSYYKLTENAVAEGYPKKIAEGWPQLPGNIDAAFTYKNGKTYFFQGTKYWRYSGRQMDGDYPKEISEGFTGVPDHLDAALVWGGNGKIYFYKGSKFWRFDPLKRPPVKSTYPKPISNWEGLPNNIDAALQYTNGYTYFFKDDKYYRFNDRTFSIDQSDPPFPRPVAHWWYGCKNSPSTFDSIA